A single Nostoc sp. PCC 7107 DNA region contains:
- the psbC gene encoding photosystem II reaction center protein CP43 — MVTLSNRPAVMGGGRDIESTGFAWWSGNARLINLSGKLLGAHVAHAGLIVFWAGAMTLFEVAHFVPEKPMYEQGLILLPHLATLGWGVGPGGEVIDTFPYFVVGVLHLISSAVLGFGGIYHAVRGPETLEEYSSFFGYDWKDKNKMTNIIGFHLIILGCGALLLVLKAMFFGGIYDTWAPGGGDVRVITNPTLNPAVIFGYLIKAPFGGEGWIISVNNLEDVIGGHIWIALICIAGGIWHIFTKPFAWSRRASIWSGEAYLSYSLGALSLMGFIASCMVWFNNTVYPSEFYGPTAAEASQAQALTFLIRDQRLGANVGSAQGPTGLGKYLMRSPSGEIIFGGETMRFWDFQGPWLEPLRGPNGLDLDKIKNDIQPWQARRAAEYMTHAPLGSLNSVGGVATEINSFNYVSPRAWLATSHFVLGFFFLIGHLWHAGRARAAAGGFEKGIDRENEPVMFMNDLD; from the coding sequence GTGGTAACGCTCTCTAATAGACCCGCAGTTATGGGCGGCGGACGCGACATAGAATCAACAGGTTTTGCCTGGTGGTCTGGTAACGCCCGTTTGATTAACCTATCTGGTAAACTGCTAGGCGCTCACGTTGCTCATGCTGGCTTGATTGTCTTCTGGGCTGGAGCAATGACTTTATTTGAAGTTGCTCACTTTGTACCAGAAAAGCCCATGTATGAACAGGGCTTGATTCTTCTACCTCACCTCGCTACTTTAGGCTGGGGTGTAGGCCCTGGTGGTGAAGTAATTGACACCTTTCCCTACTTTGTAGTTGGTGTACTTCACTTAATTTCCTCCGCAGTATTGGGTTTTGGCGGTATCTATCACGCCGTTCGCGGCCCAGAAACCTTAGAAGAATACTCTTCTTTCTTTGGTTATGACTGGAAAGACAAGAACAAGATGACCAACATCATCGGGTTCCACCTGATCATCTTGGGTTGTGGTGCGTTGTTACTTGTCCTGAAGGCTATGTTCTTCGGTGGTATCTACGACACTTGGGCACCTGGCGGTGGTGATGTTCGCGTCATCACTAATCCAACCTTAAACCCAGCAGTTATCTTCGGTTATCTAATCAAAGCTCCATTTGGTGGCGAAGGTTGGATTATTAGCGTCAATAACTTAGAAGACGTAATTGGCGGTCACATTTGGATTGCCTTAATTTGTATTGCTGGCGGTATTTGGCACATCTTCACCAAGCCTTTTGCTTGGTCACGTCGTGCATCCATTTGGTCTGGTGAAGCCTATCTATCCTATAGCTTAGGCGCACTTTCTCTGATGGGTTTTATTGCTTCTTGCATGGTGTGGTTTAACAACACCGTTTACCCCAGCGAATTCTACGGCCCTACCGCTGCTGAAGCTTCTCAAGCTCAAGCTTTGACCTTCTTAATCCGTGACCAACGCTTAGGTGCTAACGTTGGTTCTGCACAAGGCCCTACAGGTCTAGGTAAATACTTGATGCGCTCTCCTTCTGGTGAAATCATCTTTGGTGGTGAAACCATGCGCTTCTGGGATTTCCAAGGCCCTTGGTTAGAGCCTCTGCGCGGCCCCAACGGTCTTGACTTAGATAAAATCAAGAATGATATTCAGCCTTGGCAAGCTCGCCGTGCTGCTGAATACATGACTCACGCTCCTCTGGGTTCTTTGAACTCTGTAGGCGGTGTGGCAACTGAAATTAACTCCTTCAACTATGTATCTCCTCGTGCGTGGTTGGCTACTTCTCACTTCGTACTAGGTTTCTTCTTCCTCATTGGTCACTTGTGGCACGCGGGTCGCGCTCGTGCTGCTGCTGGTGGTTTCGAGAAAGGTATCGACCGTGAGAATGAACCAGTAATGTTCATGAACGACCTTGACTAA
- a CDS encoding photosystem I assembly protein Ycf4 — protein sequence MTASTTIDKGDSPNGDRSSASVLHQKVLGSRRLSNYWWATVVTLGATGFLLAGISSYLKINLLLVTDPTQLVFVPQGLVMGLYGTAGVLLSFYLWLMIFLDVGGGYNDFNQETGTLKIFRWGFPGKNRRIEIDARIRDVQSVRLEIKEGLNPRRAVYLRLKGRRDIPLTRVGQPLSLTEIETKGAELARFLQVPLEGL from the coding sequence ATGACGGCATCAACAACAATTGACAAAGGCGATTCACCAAATGGCGATCGCTCTTCTGCCAGTGTTTTACATCAAAAAGTCCTCGGTTCTCGTCGGTTGAGTAACTACTGGTGGGCAACTGTGGTGACTTTAGGAGCCACAGGCTTTTTGTTGGCAGGGATATCTAGTTATCTAAAAATCAATTTACTATTAGTCACCGATCCTACTCAACTGGTGTTCGTACCCCAAGGGTTAGTAATGGGATTGTACGGCACCGCTGGTGTACTTTTATCTTTTTATCTGTGGCTAATGATTTTCTTGGATGTGGGTGGTGGTTACAACGATTTTAATCAAGAAACAGGTACCCTCAAAATCTTTCGGTGGGGATTTCCCGGCAAAAACCGGCGCATTGAAATTGATGCTCGTATCCGTGATGTCCAATCTGTGCGACTAGAAATTAAAGAGGGTTTAAATCCGCGTCGTGCAGTTTACCTACGCCTTAAAGGTCGGCGAGATATTCCTTTAACCAGAGTAGGTCAACCACTGTCTTTGACGGAAATAGAAACAAAAGGCGCAGAGTTAGCCCGCTTTTTGCAAGTACCTTTGGAAGGACTTTAA
- a CDS encoding peptidylprolyl isomerase yields the protein MRLKVTKFLVTFLMVAALMLGGCSTQQVGSNSSSPATASQTSTTTTTAEATSVSETTSESIPGMNNLPRLEGKATVVMTVNGKPITIEVDGTNAPITAGNFVDLVQKGVYDGLAFHRVVRDPQPFVVQGGDPQGKDPKFPASRLGTGGYIDPKTGNERYIPLEIKPKGEASPIYSKTFEMARVTTTPELTHKQGAIAMARSQQPDSASSQFYFALADLGFLDGNYAVFGQVTQGFDVVNKIQQGDRIESAKVTQGAENLKVPQ from the coding sequence ATGCGGTTAAAAGTGACAAAATTTTTAGTTACGTTCTTGATGGTTGCTGCTTTAATGTTGGGAGGATGTTCCACACAGCAAGTTGGTTCTAACTCCTCTTCTCCAGCAACAGCATCCCAGACAAGTACTACAACAACTACTGCTGAAGCAACGTCTGTATCTGAAACTACAAGTGAGAGTATCCCAGGAATGAACAATTTACCACGGCTCGAAGGTAAAGCTACTGTGGTGATGACGGTAAACGGTAAACCGATCACTATCGAAGTAGATGGCACAAATGCACCTATTACAGCCGGTAACTTTGTCGATCTAGTCCAAAAAGGCGTTTACGATGGTTTAGCATTCCATCGAGTAGTGCGTGATCCGCAACCATTTGTTGTTCAAGGTGGCGATCCCCAAGGGAAAGATCCAAAATTTCCTGCCAGCAGATTAGGGACAGGCGGTTATATTGATCCCAAAACTGGCAACGAACGCTATATACCTTTAGAAATCAAACCCAAAGGTGAAGCCAGCCCGATTTACAGTAAAACATTTGAAATGGCTAGGGTAACTACAACACCCGAATTAACTCATAAACAAGGCGCGATCGCAATGGCGCGATCGCAACAACCAGATTCAGCTTCTTCACAGTTTTACTTTGCGTTAGCTGATTTGGGTTTCTTGGATGGTAACTACGCTGTATTTGGTCAGGTCACTCAAGGTTTTGATGTAGTGAACAAAATTCAGCAAGGCGATCGCATTGAATCTGCTAAAGTCACTCAAGGCGCAGAAAACCTAAAAGTTCCTCAATAA
- a CDS encoding CU044_2847 family protein — protein MEIQSKIITVELADGTNIKVEATVIGDRKSNIQVRHFSEVTEPLAALVKEIAEVLNKVKPDKASVKFGIDIGIESGKLIPVLVKGHDIGNLEITLEWNHC, from the coding sequence ATGGAAATTCAAAGCAAAATTATTACAGTAGAACTTGCTGATGGTACTAATATTAAAGTTGAAGCGACAGTAATAGGCGATCGCAAATCGAATATTCAAGTGAGACATTTTAGCGAAGTCACTGAGCCACTAGCAGCACTTGTTAAAGAAATTGCTGAAGTATTAAATAAAGTTAAACCAGATAAAGCTAGTGTCAAATTTGGGATAGATATTGGCATTGAATCAGGGAAGCTTATACCTGTACTAGTGAAAGGTCATGATATAGGTAATCTGGAGATAACTCTAGAATGGAACCATTGTTGA
- a CDS encoding beta-ketoacyl-ACP synthase: protein MVKVVVTGIGLVSALGEGLENSWQNLLAGKTGIKLQQPFPELEAVPLGLIGKQPTELKRLTELVVTSALKDAGLSPPLPDCAVVIGSSRSYQGAWESLARQMYGKDPDLKGEIGLENWLDVLPHINAIASARQIGATGIVSAPMAACATGIWAIAQAAFLIQTGQCERVIAGAVEVPITPLTICGFQQMNALAKTGAYPFDVQREGLVLGEGGAVLVLESAELAKQRQARVYGEILGFGLTADAYHTNQPEPNGKSAIAAIKQCLERSNLTPNDIDYIHAHGTATKLNDEIESKVIKQFFSETVAVSSTKGATGHTLGASGALGIAFSLKALQQQVLPPCVGLQTPELDLNFVMTSQQNAVQNILCFSFGFGGQNAVIALGNSSC, encoded by the coding sequence TTGGTTAAGGTTGTTGTCACTGGTATTGGTTTAGTTTCCGCTTTAGGCGAAGGTTTGGAGAATAGCTGGCAAAATTTGTTAGCAGGTAAAACAGGAATTAAATTACAGCAACCATTTCCAGAACTTGAAGCAGTTCCCCTCGGCTTGATTGGTAAACAACCAACTGAGTTAAAAAGGCTTACTGAACTGGTTGTGACTTCTGCGTTAAAAGATGCTGGTTTATCTCCTCCTCTACCTGATTGTGCAGTAGTGATTGGATCGAGTCGTAGCTATCAAGGTGCTTGGGAATCGCTGGCTAGACAAATGTATGGGAAAGATCCTGATTTGAAAGGGGAAATAGGTTTAGAAAATTGGCTTGATGTTTTACCCCATATAAATGCGATCGCATCTGCTAGACAAATTGGGGCTACTGGGATAGTTTCTGCACCGATGGCGGCTTGTGCTACAGGAATTTGGGCTATTGCTCAAGCAGCTTTTTTAATTCAAACTGGACAATGTGAACGGGTAATTGCTGGGGCTGTGGAAGTGCCAATTACACCTTTAACTATCTGCGGATTTCAGCAGATGAATGCTTTAGCCAAGACTGGTGCTTATCCTTTTGATGTGCAGCGAGAAGGTTTAGTTTTGGGTGAAGGTGGTGCGGTGTTGGTTTTAGAGTCAGCAGAGTTAGCCAAGCAGCGCCAAGCGAGAGTGTATGGTGAAATTCTCGGTTTTGGTTTGACTGCCGATGCTTATCATACCAATCAGCCAGAACCAAACGGAAAAAGTGCGATCGCAGCGATTAAACAATGTCTAGAACGCAGCAATTTAACTCCCAATGATATTGATTATATTCATGCTCACGGTACAGCTACAAAATTAAACGACGAAATTGAAAGCAAAGTTATAAAACAGTTTTTTTCCGAAACAGTAGCCGTAAGCTCCACCAAAGGCGCTACAGGCCACACTCTAGGCGCTTCAGGTGCGTTAGGGATTGCTTTTTCTTTAAAAGCATTACAGCAGCAAGTTTTACCTCCATGTGTCGGCTTGCAAACACCAGAACTTGATTTAAATTTCGTGATGACTTCACAACAAAACGCCGTTCAAAATATCTTGTGCTTTAGCTTTGGCTTTGGTGGTCAAAATGCAGTCATCGCCTTGGGTAATTCATCTTGTTGA
- the psbD gene encoding photosystem II D2 protein (photosystem q(a) protein), with protein sequence MTIAVGRAPSRRGWFDVLDDWLKRDRFVFVGWSGILLFPCAFLALGGWLTGTTFVTSWYTHGLASSYLEGCNFLTVAVSTPADSMGHSLLLLWGPEAQGDFTRWIQLGGLWPFVALHGAFGLIGFMLRQFEIARLVGIRPYNALAFSAPIAVFVSVFLMYPLGQSSWFFAPSFGVAAIFRFLLFLQGFHNWTLNPFHMMGVAGVLGGALLCAIHGATVENTLFEDGEAANTFRAFNPTQSEETYSMVTANRFWSQIFGIAFSNKRWLHFFMLFVPVTGLWMSAVGIVGLALNLRAYDFVSQELRAAEDPEFETFYTKNILLNEGIRAWMAPQDQPHEQFIFPEEVLPRGNAL encoded by the coding sequence ATGACCATCGCAGTAGGACGCGCCCCCAGTAGAAGAGGGTGGTTTGACGTACTAGACGACTGGTTAAAGCGCGATCGCTTCGTATTCGTAGGTTGGTCAGGAATATTATTATTCCCCTGCGCCTTCCTAGCACTAGGCGGTTGGTTAACCGGTACAACCTTCGTCACCTCGTGGTACACCCACGGATTAGCATCATCCTATCTCGAAGGCTGCAACTTCCTGACAGTAGCAGTATCAACACCAGCAGACAGCATGGGACACTCCCTATTGCTGTTGTGGGGGCCAGAAGCGCAAGGGGACTTCACCCGTTGGATTCAGTTAGGTGGATTATGGCCATTCGTAGCACTACACGGAGCCTTTGGCTTAATCGGCTTCATGTTGCGGCAATTTGAAATTGCGCGACTAGTAGGCATCCGTCCATACAACGCCTTAGCATTCTCAGCACCAATCGCGGTATTCGTCAGCGTCTTCCTGATGTACCCCTTGGGACAATCGTCTTGGTTCTTTGCACCCAGCTTTGGTGTTGCTGCCATCTTCCGGTTCTTGTTGTTCTTACAAGGGTTCCACAACTGGACACTCAACCCCTTCCACATGATGGGAGTAGCAGGTGTACTTGGTGGAGCGCTATTGTGTGCAATTCATGGTGCCACAGTCGAAAACACCTTGTTTGAAGACGGTGAAGCAGCTAACACCTTCCGCGCCTTCAACCCCACCCAATCAGAAGAAACCTATTCAATGGTGACAGCAAACCGATTCTGGTCACAGATTTTCGGGATTGCTTTCTCCAACAAACGCTGGTTGCACTTCTTCATGTTGTTTGTACCAGTCACAGGTTTGTGGATGAGTGCGGTTGGCATTGTCGGTTTAGCTCTCAACCTGCGGGCTTATGACTTCGTCTCCCAAGAATTGCGGGCAGCCGAAGATCCAGAATTTGAAACTTTCTATACCAAAAACATTTTGCTGAACGAGGGTATCCGCGCTTGGATGGCTCCTCAAGATCAGCCTCACGAACAATTTATATTCCCTGAGGAGGTATTGCCTCGTGGTAACGCTCTCTAA